The following coding sequences are from one Bradyrhizobium sp. WSM471 window:
- a CDS encoding alpha/beta fold hydrolase, translating into MNRFAWAALVAALIASPLTSTRAADAAPREPYGIALEGFAYPYPVHLLPVVNDGEQLSMAYMDVSPAQPNGRAVVLLHGRNFPSSYWAPVIKMLSEAGFRVVVPDQIGFGKSSKPTGELHFDNLARNTIALLDHLKIDKAEIIAHSLGGMLGVRIARAFPDRVAHLVLTAPIGLEDYRLYVPPTPTEKIIETEDKLTADGYRKQLQTNYAIKLPAEAITPFIDARFNIKGSPDYPRWLRAFVSSGQMIYREPVAHEIALITEPTLFIMGADDHNAPGRLSAPEALRAKMGENAELAKALAAKMPNARAEVIPDTGHLVFLEAPEKYNELVLNFLGR; encoded by the coding sequence ATGAACCGCTTCGCTTGGGCCGCGCTCGTCGCCGCCCTCATCGCCTCTCCGCTCACCTCCACGCGCGCCGCCGACGCCGCCCCGCGCGAACCTTACGGCATCGCGCTCGAAGGCTTTGCCTATCCTTACCCCGTGCACCTGCTGCCTGTTGTCAATGACGGCGAGCAGCTCAGCATGGCCTATATGGACGTGTCGCCTGCGCAGCCCAACGGCCGCGCCGTCGTGCTGCTGCACGGGCGCAACTTCCCGTCGAGCTACTGGGCGCCTGTTATCAAGATGCTGAGCGAGGCCGGCTTCCGCGTCGTGGTGCCGGACCAGATCGGCTTCGGCAAATCCTCCAAGCCGACGGGCGAGCTGCATTTCGACAATCTGGCGCGCAACACCATCGCGCTGCTCGATCATCTGAAGATCGACAAGGCCGAGATCATCGCCCATTCGCTCGGCGGCATGCTGGGCGTCCGCATCGCCCGCGCCTTTCCCGACCGCGTCGCGCACCTTGTTCTGACGGCCCCGATCGGGCTGGAAGATTACCGCCTGTATGTGCCGCCGACGCCGACCGAAAAGATCATCGAGACCGAGGACAAGCTCACGGCCGACGGCTATCGCAAGCAGCTCCAGACCAATTACGCGATCAAGCTGCCGGCTGAGGCGATCACGCCGTTCATCGACGCCCGCTTCAACATCAAGGGCAGCCCGGATTATCCGCGCTGGCTGCGCGCCTTCGTCAGCTCGGGCCAGATGATCTATCGTGAGCCGGTGGCGCACGAGATCGCACTGATCACCGAGCCGACGCTGTTCATCATGGGCGCCGACGACCACAACGCACCGGGCCGACTGAGCGCGCCGGAGGCGCTGCGCGCGAAAATGGGCGAGAACGCCGAGCTGGCGAAGGCACTCGCCGCGAAGATGCCGAATGCGCGCGCCGAGGTGATCCCGGACACCGGCCATCTCGTCTTCCTGGAGGCGCCTGAGAAGTACAACGAGCTGGTCCTGAACTTTCTCGGCCGCTAG
- a CDS encoding flagellar hook-length control protein FliK: MPTPISSILPVSAASPVADAATPDLVLQAGSVVDARVVSLLADNLVRIAIANLSMDVMSEVALTPGQNLQLAVSQNGGTIRLAVMGGAGEAAGDQVMLTPVAASLVDSPSLAPSASAGRNVLTPSEQVAVTAASVEAVTKQGSQAPLFANLAAVVTGSDLPAGLKQAMLGVLVQQTPLNTGLEGGHIESAFQKSGLFLEASLAAGVTPSSGTMPDLKAALLVLRQTLTTLETAPQAQGAALPAGTVAAPQLAAAQTQAAQAALTATEPEIAQPSQMARSANLAPSVLADVAGGAPQAAAPRTMTAGLAASLLQELTQNLPRMMGNVPGSNKAVPDGHFFEAATRATPPPVRGALPSAQFIASPSLVPDTPLAATVHRLLDDTDAALARQTLLQVASLPDRTDAGGHRIDPTVPQWNFEIPFSTPQGTAMAQFEISRDGGNESADPAKRAWRARFTLNVEPAGPVHALITLNGDKTFVRMWAERPATAQQLRAGIGELNHALTRAELKPGDILVRDGTPPQPAPARAGHFLDRAT; the protein is encoded by the coding sequence ATGCCGACGCCGATAAGCTCGATCCTTCCCGTCAGTGCTGCCAGCCCCGTTGCTGACGCAGCGACGCCGGATCTTGTGCTGCAGGCCGGCAGCGTGGTCGACGCAAGAGTTGTCAGCCTGCTCGCTGATAATCTGGTGCGGATCGCGATCGCCAACCTCTCGATGGATGTGATGTCCGAGGTGGCGCTGACACCAGGACAAAATCTCCAGCTTGCGGTGTCGCAGAACGGCGGCACCATTCGGCTCGCCGTCATGGGCGGGGCAGGCGAGGCGGCCGGTGATCAGGTCATGCTGACGCCGGTTGCGGCATCGCTGGTTGACAGCCCCTCGCTTGCTCCGTCGGCGAGCGCGGGACGCAACGTGCTGACGCCATCGGAGCAGGTCGCCGTTACCGCAGCTTCGGTGGAGGCGGTCACAAAGCAGGGCAGCCAGGCGCCGCTGTTCGCCAATCTGGCCGCGGTCGTCACCGGCAGCGATCTTCCGGCGGGGCTGAAGCAGGCGATGCTGGGCGTGCTGGTGCAGCAGACGCCGCTCAACACCGGACTCGAAGGCGGCCACATCGAGTCCGCCTTCCAGAAATCCGGCCTATTCCTCGAGGCCTCGCTCGCCGCAGGCGTGACTCCGTCCTCCGGAACGATGCCGGATTTGAAAGCCGCGCTGCTGGTCCTGCGGCAGACCCTGACAACGCTCGAGACGGCGCCACAGGCGCAAGGTGCCGCCCTTCCTGCTGGGACCGTGGCGGCACCGCAGCTCGCTGCCGCGCAGACGCAGGCTGCACAGGCTGCATTGACCGCAACCGAACCCGAGATCGCCCAACCATCGCAAATGGCGCGCAGCGCCAATCTCGCACCCTCTGTGTTGGCGGACGTCGCTGGCGGTGCTCCGCAGGCCGCGGCGCCGCGGACCATGACCGCAGGCCTCGCCGCGAGCCTCCTGCAAGAGCTCACGCAAAACCTGCCGCGCATGATGGGGAACGTGCCGGGCTCGAACAAGGCCGTACCCGACGGACATTTTTTCGAAGCAGCCACGCGCGCGACGCCACCACCGGTTCGCGGCGCGTTGCCGTCGGCGCAATTCATTGCCTCGCCGTCACTCGTACCGGATACACCGCTCGCTGCGACCGTGCATCGCCTGCTCGATGATACCGATGCCGCGCTCGCGCGCCAGACCTTGCTCCAGGTCGCTTCGCTCCCCGATCGCACTGACGCTGGCGGTCACAGGATCGATCCGACCGTGCCGCAGTGGAATTTCGAGATTCCGTTCTCAACGCCGCAGGGCACGGCAATGGCGCAGTTCGAGATCTCACGCGACGGCGGCAATGAATCGGCCGATCCCGCCAAACGCGCCTGGCGCGCGCGGTTCACACTCAATGTCGAGCCGGCCGGTCCCGTGCACGCCTTGATTACTCTGAACGGCGACAAGACCTTCGTGCGAATGTGGGCGGAGCGGCCGGCGACCGCACAGCAGCTTCGCGCCGGAATTGGTGAGCTCAACCATGCCCTGACCAGGGCCGAGCTCAAGCCCGGCGATATCCTGGTCCGCGATGGCACCCCCCCACAGCCGGCACCGGCCCGCGCCGGCCACTTCCTGGATCGCGCCACATGA
- a CDS encoding acyl-CoA carboxylase subunit beta gives MKNILDALEDRRAGAKLGGGEKRIEAQHARGKLTARERIELLLDKGSFEEFDMFVEHRSTEFGMEKNKVPGDGVVTGWGTVNGRKTFVFAKDFTVFGGSLSETHALKITKLQDMAMKARAPIIGLYDAGGARIQEGVAALAGYSYVFRRNVLASGVIPQISVIMGPCAGGDVYSPAMTDFIFMVKNTSYMFVTGPDVVKTVTNEVVTAEELGGASVHATRSSIADGAFENDVETLLQMRRLIDFLPSNNSDGVPEWPSFDDIGRVDMSLDTLIPDNPNKPYDMKELILKVVDEGDFFEIADAFAKNIVTGFGRIAGRTVGFVANQPMVLAGVLDSDASRKAARFVRFCDAFNIPIVTFVDVPGFLPGTAQEYGGLIKHGAKLLFAYSQCTVPLVTIITRKAYGGAFDVMASKEIGADMNYAWPTAQIAVMGAKGAVEIIFRADIGDPDKIAARTKEYEDRFLSPFIAAERGYIDDVIMPHSTRKRIARALSMLKDKKVETPAKKHDNLPL, from the coding sequence ATGAAGAATATCCTGGACGCCCTTGAAGACCGTCGCGCCGGCGCAAAGCTCGGCGGCGGGGAGAAGCGCATCGAGGCGCAACACGCCCGCGGCAAGCTGACCGCACGTGAGCGCATCGAGCTCTTGCTCGACAAGGGATCGTTCGAGGAATTCGACATGTTCGTCGAGCACCGCTCCACCGAGTTCGGCATGGAGAAGAACAAGGTGCCCGGCGACGGCGTCGTCACCGGCTGGGGCACCGTCAACGGCCGCAAGACGTTTGTCTTCGCCAAGGACTTCACCGTGTTCGGCGGCTCGCTCTCGGAAACGCACGCGCTGAAAATTACAAAGCTCCAGGACATGGCGATGAAGGCGCGTGCGCCCATCATCGGCCTCTATGACGCGGGCGGCGCCCGCATCCAGGAGGGCGTCGCAGCGCTCGCCGGCTATTCCTACGTGTTCCGCCGCAACGTGCTCGCCTCCGGCGTGATCCCGCAGATCTCCGTCATCATGGGCCCCTGCGCCGGCGGCGACGTCTATTCGCCCGCGATGACCGACTTCATCTTCATGGTGAAGAACACCAGTTACATGTTCGTCACCGGCCCCGACGTGGTGAAGACCGTCACCAACGAGGTCGTCACGGCGGAAGAACTCGGCGGCGCCTCGGTGCACGCCACGCGCTCCTCGATCGCCGATGGCGCCTTCGAGAACGACGTCGAGACGCTCTTGCAGATGCGGCGCCTGATCGACTTCCTGCCGTCCAACAACAGCGACGGCGTGCCGGAATGGCCTAGCTTCGACGACATCGGGAGGGTCGACATGTCGCTCGACACCCTGATCCCCGACAATCCAAACAAGCCCTACGACATGAAGGAGCTGATCCTGAAGGTCGTGGACGAGGGCGACTTCTTCGAGATCGCGGACGCTTTTGCCAAGAACATCGTCACCGGATTCGGCCGCATCGCCGGCCGCACCGTGGGCTTCGTCGCCAACCAGCCGATGGTGCTGGCCGGCGTGCTCGACTCCGACGCCTCACGCAAGGCGGCGCGCTTCGTTCGTTTCTGTGATGCCTTCAACATCCCGATCGTCACCTTCGTCGACGTGCCGGGCTTCCTGCCCGGCACCGCGCAGGAATATGGCGGCCTGATCAAGCACGGCGCCAAGCTGCTGTTTGCGTACTCGCAGTGCACCGTGCCGCTGGTCACCATCATCACCCGCAAGGCCTATGGCGGCGCCTTCGACGTCATGGCCTCCAAGGAGATCGGCGCCGACATGAACTACGCCTGGCCGACCGCCCAGATCGCGGTGATGGGCGCCAAGGGCGCCGTCGAGATCATCTTCCGCGCCGACATCGGCGACCCCGACAAGATTGCCGCGCGCACCAAGGAATACGAAGACCGCTTCCTCTCCCCCTTCATCGCCGCCGAGCGCGGCTACATCGACGACGTCATCATGCCGCACTCGACCCGCAAGCGGATCGCGCGGGCGCTGTCGATGCTCAAGGACAAGAAGGTGGAAACGCCGGCGAAGAAGCACGACAATTTGCCGTTGTGA
- a CDS encoding GCG_CRPN prefix-to-repeats domain-containing protein, translating to MKYLFAAVMLASAVVGFSEAASAAGGCGPGWYRGAYGGCRPMRGPVVVRPGPIVVAPAPVVVVPRARVCPYGFRWYAGRCRPF from the coding sequence ATGAAATACCTGTTTGCCGCCGTGATGCTCGCCAGCGCGGTCGTTGGTTTCAGCGAGGCGGCCAGCGCCGCCGGCGGTTGCGGCCCCGGCTGGTATCGCGGCGCCTATGGCGGCTGCCGCCCGATGCGCGGTCCGGTCGTTGTCCGCCCGGGTCCGATCGTGGTTGCGCCGGCCCCTGTCGTGGTCGTGCCGCGCGCGCGCGTGTGCCCCTACGGCTTCCGCTGGTACGCCGGCCGCTGCCGTCCGTTCTGA
- a CDS encoding twin-arginine translocation signal domain-containing protein — protein MERRNFLKFAIGVAAGAAAFTAAAKAAPLAPQPLGDPSTLQGNPDAHPAVTSSDEAAQLKPEQVHWHGHHHHWGWRHRHWGWRRRHWGWHRRRWHRRHW, from the coding sequence ATGGAGCGCCGGAATTTTTTGAAATTTGCAATCGGTGTCGCGGCCGGAGCTGCCGCGTTCACGGCCGCCGCAAAGGCTGCGCCGCTGGCGCCGCAGCCGCTCGGTGACCCCAGCACGCTGCAAGGCAATCCCGACGCTCATCCCGCGGTCACCAGCAGCGATGAAGCCGCGCAGTTGAAGCCGGAGCAGGTGCACTGGCACGGCCACCACCACCATTGGGGCTGGCGTCACCGTCATTGGGGTTGGCGCCGCCGTCACTGGGGCTGGCATCGCCGGCGATGGCACCGCCGCCATTGGTAA
- a CDS encoding glutathione S-transferase family protein has translation MADLTLTTFNWVPELPRGFVRDLRVRWALEEAALPYRVASVPFDGRGAAHLAHQPFGQVPWLTDGDISIFESGAILQHLGELSAKLMPTDPHGRVEAKEWIFAALNSVEMASLPWALFRFTGNADGSPAVKFFDDFLELRLKHMEPVLAAREWLAGSFSVADILMSDVLRLVDHFDGLTEHPACRAYLARATARPAFAKAHADQMAHFAAADATR, from the coding sequence ATGGCCGACCTCACCCTGACCACCTTCAACTGGGTTCCCGAACTCCCGCGCGGCTTTGTGCGCGACCTTCGCGTACGCTGGGCCCTTGAGGAGGCGGCGCTCCCCTACCGCGTCGCAAGCGTGCCGTTCGACGGCCGCGGCGCCGCGCATCTCGCGCACCAGCCGTTCGGCCAGGTACCATGGCTGACTGACGGCGACATCTCCATTTTCGAGAGCGGTGCGATTCTGCAGCATCTTGGCGAACTCAGCGCGAAGCTGATGCCGACTGATCCGCACGGCCGTGTTGAGGCAAAAGAATGGATATTCGCCGCGCTCAATTCCGTGGAGATGGCGAGCCTGCCCTGGGCGCTTTTCAGGTTCACCGGGAATGCCGACGGCTCACCGGCCGTGAAGTTTTTCGACGACTTCCTTGAGCTCCGCCTCAAGCACATGGAGCCGGTGCTGGCGGCGCGCGAATGGCTGGCGGGCTCCTTCTCCGTCGCCGACATCCTGATGTCAGACGTGCTGCGCCTCGTCGATCATTTTGACGGGCTCACGGAACATCCGGCCTGCCGCGCCTACCTCGCGCGCGCCACCGCCCGCCCGGCCTTCGCCAAGGCCCACGCCGACCAGATGGCGCATTTCGCGGCGGCGGACGCGACCCGCTGA
- the blaOXA gene encoding class D beta-lactamase gives MLTRRSTVGLLAAAAALPSRAFAHVAPPRNEIRDSLAKRFTDLGTSGTFVGYKVEDYLIVASDKERSGEAKLPASTFKIPNSLIALETGVVTDPDKDVFPWDGVKRPIEAWNKDHTLRSAILVSAVPVYQEIARRIGRERMQKYVDMFDYGNRDIGGGIDQFWLTGALRIDPVEQVDFVDRLRRRVLPISKRSQDLVADILPVTKVGDSVIRAKSGLLGAERGEPSLGWMVGWAEKGEAHTVFALNMDCKEPRLVGERMPLTQACLAEIGAI, from the coding sequence TTGCTCACCCGCCGTTCCACCGTCGGCCTTCTCGCCGCAGCTGCCGCTTTGCCATCGCGTGCATTCGCCCATGTCGCGCCGCCGCGCAACGAGATCCGTGACAGCCTTGCAAAGCGCTTCACCGACCTCGGCACATCAGGGACGTTCGTCGGCTACAAGGTCGAGGACTACCTGATCGTCGCGAGCGACAAGGAACGTTCGGGCGAGGCGAAGCTGCCGGCTTCGACCTTCAAGATTCCGAACTCGCTGATCGCGCTCGAAACTGGCGTCGTCACTGATCCCGACAAGGACGTATTTCCCTGGGATGGCGTGAAGCGTCCGATCGAGGCCTGGAACAAGGATCACACGCTGCGTAGCGCGATTCTCGTGAGCGCGGTGCCGGTCTATCAGGAGATCGCGCGCCGCATCGGGCGAGAGCGGATGCAAAAGTACGTCGATATGTTCGACTACGGCAATCGCGACATCGGCGGCGGCATCGACCAGTTCTGGCTCACCGGCGCCTTGCGTATCGATCCGGTCGAGCAGGTTGATTTCGTCGACAGGCTGCGCCGCCGTGTGCTGCCGATTTCGAAGCGCAGTCAGGATCTCGTCGCTGACATCCTGCCGGTGACCAAGGTCGGCGATAGCGTCATTCGCGCCAAGTCCGGGCTGCTCGGCGCCGAGCGCGGCGAGCCGTCGCTGGGCTGGATGGTGGGCTGGGCCGAGAAGGGCGAAGCGCACACCGTGTTCGCGCTCAATATGGACTGCAAGGAGCCGCGTCTGGTCGGCGAGCGCATGCCGCTGACGCAAGCCTGCCTTGCCGAGATCGGCGCGATCTAG
- a CDS encoding EscU/YscU/HrcU family type III secretion system export apparatus switch protein: MSDPSKLAIALHYEKGSNAPVVVAKGKGTIGEKIVEIATANDIPIEENEILAGALSKVELGEEIPPDLYKAVAEVLVFVLRLSGRR, encoded by the coding sequence ATGAGCGACCCGTCGAAGCTTGCGATTGCGCTCCATTACGAGAAGGGCAGCAACGCGCCCGTCGTGGTCGCCAAGGGCAAGGGCACGATCGGCGAAAAGATCGTCGAGATCGCCACGGCCAACGACATTCCGATCGAGGAGAACGAGATTCTGGCCGGCGCGCTGTCCAAGGTCGAACTCGGCGAGGAGATCCCGCCCGACCTCTACAAGGCCGTCGCCGAAGTGCTCGTGTTCGTGCTGCGGCTGTCGGGCAGGCGGTAG
- a CDS encoding DUF4260 domain-containing protein, which translates to MTEGTAETGAATGGVNILLRLEGLTLFVGMVMLYWAWDGSWLVFALLFFVPDLSFLAYLSDAKFGALVYNAAHSYMAPVALLTVGFGLASPLTLSIALIWLAHIGLDRALGYGLKYSAGFGFTHLGRIGRRKTG; encoded by the coding sequence ATGACCGAAGGAACGGCCGAGACCGGCGCGGCGACGGGCGGCGTCAACATCCTGCTGCGGCTGGAAGGATTGACCCTGTTCGTGGGCATGGTGATGCTCTACTGGGCCTGGGACGGCTCATGGCTCGTGTTCGCCCTGCTGTTCTTCGTCCCCGATCTGAGCTTCCTGGCATATCTGTCGGACGCCAAATTCGGCGCGCTGGTCTACAACGCCGCGCACAGCTACATGGCACCGGTCGCGCTGCTGACCGTCGGTTTCGGCCTTGCCTCGCCGCTCACCCTGTCCATCGCCTTGATCTGGCTCGCCCATATCGGCCTCGACCGGGCGCTCGGCTATGGCCTGAAATATTCGGCCGGGTTCGGCTTCACCCATCTCGGCCGGATCGGCCGGCGGAAGACCGGCTGA